One window of Phycisphaeraceae bacterium genomic DNA carries:
- a CDS encoding glycosyltransferase: MNTLDLAYFVLGGVTYPIWSRKARAGWDERFGKGTALSNPTLPRIMLHAVSVGEVNALRKLIPLLARDADVVVTTTTDTGMKQARSLFENNPKFRCTVMRYPLDFSWAVDRFLNRVRPDVVALVELEVWPNFIIRCKRRGIPVGVINGRLSDSSIRGYRFGKLLIGSTFKRLDFVCAQDETYAQRFRSMGIDPSLVAVTGSMKWDAVDASDDAQPTNRALCIQTDLGIDPERLLIVAGSTSSGEEALLHKACPDGVQLLCAPRKPERFDEAAHAMPGCRRVSVQRTKNSAHAATSSTSNNYRFLLDSVGELSDAYRLADIVVLGRSFFAGQGGSDPLEPAGLGKPVVVGSYTGNFREAVRLLEETGGLVRCEPEQLSVALQRLCKDAAERDRCGQAVRACVAAHQGASRLHADRLLDLARTEPAWADIGDSASFDERE, translated from the coding sequence TTGAATACGCTTGATCTTGCTTACTTTGTTCTCGGTGGTGTGACGTACCCCATCTGGTCGCGCAAAGCGCGGGCAGGCTGGGATGAACGGTTTGGCAAAGGAACGGCGCTTTCAAATCCAACACTACCTCGCATCATGCTCCATGCGGTCAGCGTGGGGGAGGTGAACGCACTTCGCAAACTTATTCCTCTGCTTGCAAGGGATGCGGATGTTGTTGTGACAACAACGACAGACACCGGGATGAAGCAGGCGCGTTCATTGTTCGAGAACAACCCGAAGTTTCGATGCACGGTGATGCGGTACCCGCTCGATTTTTCGTGGGCTGTCGATCGTTTCCTCAATCGCGTCAGGCCCGATGTGGTTGCGCTCGTTGAGCTTGAAGTGTGGCCTAACTTTATCATCAGGTGCAAGCGTCGCGGCATTCCTGTCGGTGTGATTAACGGAAGGCTGAGCGACTCATCGATTCGTGGGTACAGGTTTGGAAAGCTCCTGATCGGAAGCACGTTCAAACGGCTCGACTTTGTCTGTGCTCAGGACGAGACATATGCCCAGCGGTTCCGTTCAATGGGCATTGATCCGTCTCTGGTTGCTGTGACTGGGTCAATGAAGTGGGATGCGGTGGACGCGTCCGATGACGCACAGCCGACCAATCGGGCGCTTTGCATCCAGACAGATCTGGGGATAGACCCTGAGAGGCTATTAATCGTGGCGGGGAGTACATCATCAGGTGAGGAGGCTCTGCTGCACAAAGCCTGCCCGGATGGCGTGCAGCTCCTATGTGCTCCGCGAAAGCCCGAACGGTTTGATGAAGCGGCGCATGCAATGCCAGGTTGCAGGCGAGTTTCAGTTCAAAGAACCAAGAACTCAGCTCACGCAGCAACATCAAGCACGTCCAATAACTATCGATTTCTTCTCGATTCAGTTGGTGAACTGAGTGATGCGTACCGGCTCGCTGACATCGTTGTGTTGGGGCGGAGTTTCTTTGCTGGACAGGGAGGGTCGGATCCCCTTGAACCAGCGGGCTTGGGGAAGCCTGTTGTCGTTGGTTCCTACACAGGGAACTTTCGTGAGGCTGTGCGTCTGCTTGAAGAAACAGGTGGATTAGTGCGGTGTGAACCGGAGCAGCTGTCGGTTGCGCTGCAGCGTTTGTGCAAGGATGCAGCAGAGCGGGATCGTTGTGGACAGGCGGTTCGTGCCTGTGTTGCTGCTCATCAGGGGGCAAGTCGGCTGCATGCTGATCGGTTGCTGGATCTGGCCCGCACAGAGCCTGCATGGGCGGATATTGGCGATTCCGCCAGTTTTGATGAACGCGAATGA
- a CDS encoding S8 family serine peptidase, whose amino-acid sequence MSQQNKPASRLANIAGRASMSSESTMFESLEQRVLLSTSTDFGMIDWAGGEIEARTGSWILTFERAMSEAENLRLVQETLSIIDVVPEEVESIGRGRYARVQLSQALDYEHVMYARDAHRDVKGFEPDILYKTDAIPNDPFLSEQWQLSNTGQSIFFSGPGTAGADISAIDAWDLTKGSPNVIIAVIDTGVDLEHPDLVDNLWHNPNEIPGNGLDDDANGFIDDVIGWDFGEGDNNPDDSYGHGTAVAGLIGATGNNGIGVTGVNWTVGILPLKIADRFGSLSTAAIIASHDYATLMIEEGHNIVASNNSYGGYDQSFYANAPTGFDAERDAIERFIDAGGTFVASAGNDSHDNDDPQFTAFPATYNIPGLISVAATDNNDGLAAFSNYGRESVDIGAPGVDTYTTQNGGGYEYFGGTSAAGPVVAGVVGLIKAYKPNASPVEIREALLNSADPVPSLQGKVVSGGRVNALRALQIVGLNGPVVRSFDPGPVAVSPVSTLSVTFSEPINPAFVSTSGVEIRSGGVDGIVGTSDDIVVPASSVTLSADGLTATITPSSLLLVNKYRLTLQPNGFRDLEGNYLNGNGASGEQSSYDFSSVGVGANFEPNDRLNTATPVSFNANSEAVFQNIVLGDGPAGPLDVDLYRINMPRGGLITADIDAKGLTNPSSLDSYLRLFDANGIELASNDQFHGEDSYLDYFVTTGGTYYIGVSGFPNDDYSPQVLGSGTSQETGPYKLTIRADLINDDTINEPAVIPSPIAIPDQGSGVLVNSVSITDDRLVLDANVAVNINHPFTSDLRVSLRSPQGTVVRLMSANGGSNAFQGTPSNPQPALFDDEALAKISNSPAPYGTGSYQPLDALSEFDGESALGTWSLIVEDLSGLNTGTLVDWSLELHLKSDIFGPFELNDTISTSRSLTEINGAGSATRDALIGDGGFGLRDVDIFSFVADAGSTLNISVNASGSLDSALQLFNSQGQVIKLSNPAGENDSAIQNFVFAEGGLYYVAVSEASNISYSPIVGGSGSIAATTGNYTLSVDVTPGVSDGSVTLAGDLLTIGVDNNGVLNSGSAGLEFQGTEFLFGSNPNQSTSYFGLVASGSGFRNDGNNGASADLPMNVIDQSSDSVKRLLTRGVFQGIDVSRSISFAADGQVAVFDVKLVNNSGAVLTDVAWMEAFNPEQGRNLVPNSANTSNDIVNDKPFATASYVSTFYPNGMTVGFGSVDDDPRALATTLSVNNTTIRDPGRLLDVGVVDPNGNSENRLLALAYDIGIMDVGDATTLRYYMMFDSSEAGVLTMYDTLNAGTGEGLLAKDRANPALDPAGLPTLPHKFYYPEGYANGRASTFVPIVNPNSEATRVVVIARYETGTRDEVIYDSTIAANSRGGLTITTPELYANDTLLVRKDTPYALEIRSELPVGATMSHYDFTGSTGENFTSTTSTQWSFANIRKGGEARDFIVFQNTTDTLLKVTTTFYRANGGQPIVKTFNVPAYRRGGWNIDSETDIPNGNYAVTVTAASPIVVAVTSFNQDEQGGSGSLAVPSLGTTSGALPEGQYGLNSAKETISILNANNGIATVALTFAFDNGSTYRRDVQIAARSRADVDVSTLVGFPTGRSYAVEFEANVPVSLSSPTDAFSDVLSSSFETRTATYWLFAEGFRPIDTSLVSEYLRIYNPNAVDTLMEIEMKYTDGEVESYRRTVAAGRVSEFDVHEFVSLARRTTDQFYSISVKSAEGVVAFFGHSDDFFPGAFGTLGTPFGIRAIV is encoded by the coding sequence ATGTCTCAGCAGAACAAGCCCGCAAGCAGACTGGCCAACATCGCAGGACGTGCATCTATGAGCAGCGAGTCGACCATGTTCGAATCGCTTGAGCAGCGTGTGCTGCTCTCGACGAGTACTGATTTTGGCATGATTGATTGGGCTGGCGGCGAGATTGAGGCCCGGACAGGGTCATGGATTCTGACATTCGAACGTGCCATGTCCGAAGCGGAAAATCTGAGACTGGTGCAGGAAACGCTCTCGATTATTGACGTTGTGCCGGAAGAGGTGGAGTCAATCGGTCGGGGTCGGTATGCACGTGTCCAGTTGTCACAAGCGCTTGACTACGAGCATGTCATGTATGCCCGTGACGCGCATCGGGATGTGAAGGGATTTGAGCCGGACATTCTCTACAAGACAGATGCGATTCCAAACGATCCGTTCCTGAGTGAGCAGTGGCAGCTCTCTAATACAGGTCAATCAATCTTCTTTTCAGGGCCTGGAACCGCAGGAGCGGACATCAGTGCGATTGACGCATGGGATCTGACAAAGGGGTCGCCAAATGTGATCATCGCTGTGATTGATACAGGTGTCGATCTTGAACATCCGGATCTTGTTGACAACCTCTGGCACAACCCAAATGAGATCCCGGGCAACGGTCTTGATGACGATGCCAACGGATTTATTGACGATGTCATCGGGTGGGACTTTGGCGAAGGCGACAACAACCCGGATGACTCTTATGGGCATGGCACCGCGGTTGCTGGATTGATTGGCGCTACAGGCAACAACGGCATTGGCGTCACCGGTGTGAACTGGACTGTTGGTATTCTGCCGCTGAAGATCGCCGACAGATTCGGCAGCCTTTCGACAGCTGCGATTATCGCATCGCATGATTATGCCACGCTGATGATCGAGGAAGGCCATAACATTGTCGCATCAAACAACAGCTATGGTGGATATGACCAGTCGTTCTATGCCAATGCACCAACAGGGTTTGATGCAGAGCGTGACGCGATTGAGCGATTTATCGACGCGGGCGGTACATTCGTTGCTTCCGCTGGCAATGATTCGCACGACAACGATGATCCCCAGTTCACCGCGTTCCCAGCAACATACAACATTCCCGGATTGATCAGTGTTGCAGCTACAGACAATAACGATGGGCTTGCAGCATTCAGTAACTATGGCAGGGAATCGGTCGATATTGGCGCGCCCGGCGTTGATACGTACACCACGCAGAATGGCGGTGGGTATGAGTACTTTGGTGGCACGTCTGCTGCGGGACCGGTTGTAGCTGGTGTTGTCGGCCTGATCAAGGCGTACAAGCCCAATGCTTCACCCGTTGAGATTCGTGAAGCGCTTCTGAACAGTGCTGATCCCGTTCCGAGTCTGCAGGGCAAAGTTGTTTCCGGCGGCAGAGTGAATGCACTCCGTGCGTTGCAGATTGTTGGCCTGAATGGTCCGGTTGTGCGCAGCTTTGATCCGGGGCCGGTTGCGGTTTCGCCGGTCAGCACATTGTCCGTGACATTCAGTGAGCCAATCAATCCTGCGTTTGTCTCAACATCGGGTGTGGAGATCCGCTCCGGCGGCGTTGATGGGATCGTTGGAACATCAGACGATATCGTTGTGCCCGCATCGAGTGTGACGCTTTCGGCAGATGGGCTGACAGCAACGATTACTCCGTCATCACTGCTGCTTGTGAACAAGTATCGACTCACGTTGCAGCCCAACGGATTCCGCGATCTTGAGGGCAACTATCTTAACGGCAACGGAGCGTCGGGTGAGCAATCGTCATACGACTTCAGTTCGGTTGGTGTTGGCGCAAACTTTGAGCCGAACGATCGTTTGAACACCGCGACACCGGTGTCATTTAATGCGAATAGCGAAGCGGTCTTCCAGAACATTGTGTTGGGTGACGGCCCTGCAGGGCCGCTTGATGTAGACCTGTACCGCATCAACATGCCACGGGGTGGTCTTATCACAGCAGACATCGATGCGAAGGGCTTGACCAATCCGTCATCGCTCGACTCGTATCTGCGTCTGTTTGACGCAAACGGCATCGAGCTTGCCAGCAATGACCAGTTCCATGGCGAGGATAGCTATCTCGATTACTTCGTTACGACGGGTGGTACATACTATATTGGTGTTTCGGGTTTCCCGAATGATGATTACAGTCCGCAAGTGCTCGGCTCAGGTACCAGTCAGGAGACGGGGCCATACAAGCTGACGATTCGTGCTGATCTGATCAATGATGACACAATCAATGAGCCAGCAGTCATACCTTCGCCGATCGCAATTCCGGATCAGGGTTCGGGTGTGCTCGTCAACTCCGTCTCTATTACGGACGACCGTCTTGTGCTTGATGCGAATGTTGCCGTGAACATCAACCACCCGTTCACAAGTGACCTTCGTGTCAGTCTGCGATCACCACAGGGTACCGTCGTACGACTGATGAGTGCGAATGGTGGCTCCAACGCGTTCCAGGGCACACCTTCAAATCCGCAACCAGCCTTGTTTGATGATGAAGCGCTTGCCAAGATCTCAAACTCACCAGCACCATACGGAACAGGCTCATACCAGCCGCTTGATGCGCTGTCCGAGTTCGATGGTGAATCGGCTCTTGGCACATGGTCTTTGATCGTTGAGGATCTCTCGGGACTGAATACGGGAACGCTGGTTGACTGGTCTCTGGAACTCCACCTCAAGAGTGACATCTTTGGTCCGTTCGAGTTGAACGACACGATTTCCACTTCTCGCTCTTTGACAGAAATCAATGGTGCTGGTTCAGCTACCCGTGATGCACTGATTGGTGATGGCGGATTTGGATTGCGTGATGTAGACATCTTCTCGTTTGTTGCAGACGCCGGTAGCACGCTGAATATCTCTGTCAACGCGTCTGGTTCGCTTGACTCGGCGCTCCAGTTGTTCAACAGCCAGGGGCAGGTCATTAAACTGTCCAACCCAGCAGGTGAGAATGACTCAGCAATCCAGAACTTTGTCTTTGCCGAAGGCGGCCTGTACTACGTTGCTGTATCGGAAGCAAGCAATATCTCGTACTCACCGATTGTTGGTGGTTCGGGCTCAATTGCAGCCACGACTGGCAACTACACACTCAGTGTCGATGTAACCCCCGGCGTGAGCGACGGCAGCGTGACGCTTGCTGGTGATCTGCTCACCATTGGTGTTGACAATAACGGCGTACTTAACTCCGGCAGCGCTGGTCTTGAGTTCCAGGGTACAGAGTTCCTGTTTGGCAGTAACCCAAACCAGAGTACCTCGTACTTTGGGCTGGTTGCGTCTGGCTCCGGATTCCGGAATGATGGAAACAACGGTGCGTCAGCAGATCTGCCAATGAATGTTATCGATCAGAGCAGCGACAGCGTGAAGCGTTTGCTTACGCGTGGTGTGTTCCAGGGCATTGATGTGAGCCGATCGATCTCGTTTGCCGCAGATGGACAGGTGGCTGTCTTTGACGTGAAACTCGTGAACAACAGTGGCGCGGTGCTGACCGATGTAGCGTGGATGGAAGCGTTCAATCCCGAGCAGGGGCGCAACCTTGTGCCGAACTCTGCAAACACGTCTAACGATATTGTAAATGACAAACCGTTCGCTACAGCGAGTTATGTGTCGACGTTCTATCCGAACGGCATGACAGTTGGATTCGGTTCCGTCGATGACGACCCCCGTGCGCTTGCTACAACGCTAAGTGTGAACAACACGACAATACGTGATCCTGGTCGTTTGCTTGATGTTGGCGTGGTTGATCCCAACGGCAACTCAGAAAATCGTCTGCTCGCCCTCGCGTATGACATCGGCATCATGGATGTTGGTGATGCGACAACGCTTCGATACTACATGATGTTCGACTCATCAGAAGCTGGTGTGCTGACGATGTACGACACACTGAATGCTGGCACGGGCGAGGGGCTTCTTGCGAAGGATCGAGCAAACCCAGCGCTCGATCCGGCGGGACTGCCGACACTCCCGCACAAGTTCTACTACCCTGAGGGATATGCAAATGGTCGGGCGAGCACATTCGTGCCGATCGTGAATCCCAATAGTGAAGCAACGAGAGTGGTCGTGATCGCGCGGTATGAAACCGGCACGCGGGACGAGGTGATCTATGATTCCACAATCGCTGCAAACTCGCGTGGTGGTCTGACAATTACGACGCCGGAACTCTACGCGAATGACACACTCCTTGTGCGGAAAGATACGCCATACGCGCTAGAGATCAGATCCGAGCTTCCCGTTGGCGCAACGATGAGCCATTATGACTTTACAGGCTCAACCGGTGAGAACTTCACCAGCACAACAAGCACGCAGTGGAGCTTTGCCAACATCCGCAAGGGTGGAGAAGCGCGGGACTTCATCGTGTTCCAGAACACAACGGACACATTGCTGAAGGTCACCACGACGTTCTACCGTGCAAATGGCGGGCAGCCGATTGTCAAGACGTTCAATGTTCCGGCGTACCGTCGTGGCGGCTGGAATATTGATTCGGAAACTGACATCCCCAACGGCAACTATGCAGTCACTGTGACTGCGGCGTCGCCCATCGTTGTTGCGGTAACCAGCTTTAATCAGGATGAGCAGGGTGGCTCGGGTTCTCTGGCGGTGCCATCACTTGGCACAACATCCGGCGCACTTCCTGAAGGCCAGTACGGCTTGAACAGTGCAAAGGAAACGATCAGTATTCTGAACGCCAACAACGGCATCGCAACAGTCGCGTTGACATTCGCGTTTGATAACGGTTCAACGTATCGCCGCGATGTTCAGATCGCTGCTCGGAGCCGGGCAGATGTTGACGTGTCAACCCTTGTTGGATTCCCGACGGGTCGTTCGTACGCAGTGGAGTTTGAGGCGAACGTGCCAGTTTCGCTGTCGTCACCGACAGATGCGTTCTCTGATGTTCTCAGCAGCTCTTTCGAGACACGCACAGCAACTTACTGGCTGTTTGCCGAAGGGTTCAGGCCGATCGATACTTCGCTCGTCTCAGAGTATCTGCGTATCTACAACCCCAATGCGGTTGATACGCTGATGGAAATCGAGATGAAGTACACTGATGGCGAGGTCGAGAGCTATCGTCGCACTGTTGCGGCAGGTCGTGTGTCAGAGTTTGATGTGCATGAGTTTGTCAGTCTTGCGCGTCGCACTACCGATCAGTTCTACAGCATTTCCGTGAAGAGTGCTGAGGGTGTGGTTGCATTCTTCGGACATTCGGATGATTTCTTCCCAGGTGCGTTTGGCACACTGGGCACACCATTCGGAATTCGTGCGATCGTGTGA
- a CDS encoding DEAD/DEAH box helicase, producing MPPMRVVHAAWTGDYLLLWAEDSERAKTLKHQPASELSEDRVHPFTSDADTLLKDIFASLDHEQRESVRTACSTEAYQFVLPEYDGVPIPSPSATDSAALHATSARTNRAGTATVECETYQIPCVRVAKHVVQTVLEALLSPRGREHVNAGGSLHFFGACAKLADAVVVSQRYIPMLAQDLAGATEARWHPWISDSRFGGYVGTLIEAMPVSARALVSTHEHQPWPIVESFLAALIDADCRTGFVSDNLIETVEDRDAGEDPHVALLGGLLGSETEIKIDRAGRTNLVKGVRRWLAGLEDRGTNTQWQMVMRVAEPVDVDLVRDLEAPPDAMTWDLTFHLRAVDAPRIQIDASDVWMLSADGITIEGRRLDSPHELILGELARAARMFKPIERVLREAEPASVSLVTRDAYKFLREAAPLLTEQGFHVEAPAWWDLPTIRIGARLHIDTDPIESIMEGAGVPGAARPRVGLGSLVDYRWELEIGGATLTIAEFEQLALQKSPLVRINGQWVEIRPEDVKAAMAFVRDRPAGKMSVLEAIRVGYGVASEDVNVSVLGIEATGWVKALLGEDVGSRPVPDIAQPQDFHGTLRPYQLRGLSWLAFLEQFGLGACLADDMGLGKTIQLLALMQLERERIFQETESNGGVPPEHRPTLLIVPTSVVGNWVHEAQRFCPTLRVLVHHGPDRMQMQDFVGQVQNADAVITTYSLSHRDRETLGLVHWGRVVLDEAQFIKNPSSKQTQAVRALEADRRIALTGTPVENRLAELWSIMDFLNPGYLGSAQGFRKRFAIPIERYRDQSRSVQLRHVIQPFILRRLKSDPGVITDLPEKIESREYAALTSEQAELYESCVSRMIKQIETSDGIQRRGLVLAALIRLKQICNHPTQVLHDCPEGSVTSPEPARSGKSMRLLEMLEEVLDRGEQAIIFSQFRQMGSILQRMIETKFKRDVLFLHGGVPSHQRDELVRKFQAADGQYPVLVASLKAGGVGLNLTAASHVFHYDRWWNPAVENQATDRAYRIGQMKTVHVHKFVVSGTLEERIDEMIEMKTELSERIIGSGERWLTELDTDQLRNLLTLNHDAIEVGA from the coding sequence GTGCCACCGATGCGAGTCGTCCATGCGGCCTGGACCGGTGACTATCTGCTGTTATGGGCAGAAGACAGTGAGCGTGCGAAAACGCTGAAGCATCAGCCTGCATCTGAACTGAGTGAAGATCGGGTTCATCCGTTTACTTCAGATGCGGACACACTGCTGAAAGATATCTTTGCTTCACTTGATCACGAGCAACGTGAATCAGTTCGGACTGCATGCAGTACCGAGGCCTATCAGTTTGTACTGCCAGAGTATGATGGCGTGCCGATACCCAGCCCCTCTGCGACCGATTCTGCCGCATTGCACGCAACCTCTGCGCGAACGAATCGCGCCGGAACTGCAACAGTTGAGTGTGAGACATATCAGATCCCATGCGTGCGAGTGGCAAAGCATGTTGTGCAGACTGTGCTTGAGGCGCTGCTTTCACCTCGCGGTCGTGAGCATGTGAATGCAGGTGGTTCGCTGCATTTCTTTGGTGCATGTGCGAAGTTGGCAGATGCGGTTGTCGTAAGCCAGCGATACATTCCCATGCTTGCACAGGATCTTGCGGGAGCGACCGAGGCTCGCTGGCATCCGTGGATCAGCGACAGCCGATTCGGTGGGTATGTGGGCACGCTGATTGAGGCGATGCCGGTCAGCGCCCGAGCACTTGTTAGCACACATGAGCATCAGCCGTGGCCGATTGTTGAGTCGTTTCTTGCAGCGTTGATCGATGCCGACTGCCGAACCGGGTTTGTTTCTGACAATCTCATCGAGACAGTGGAGGATCGCGACGCTGGCGAGGATCCGCATGTGGCTCTGCTTGGTGGATTGCTTGGAAGCGAGACCGAGATCAAGATCGATCGCGCGGGACGAACGAATCTGGTGAAGGGTGTTCGCCGTTGGCTTGCTGGTCTTGAGGATCGTGGGACAAACACGCAATGGCAGATGGTGATGCGTGTTGCAGAGCCGGTGGATGTTGACCTTGTGCGTGATCTTGAAGCACCACCTGACGCGATGACGTGGGATCTGACATTCCATCTGCGTGCGGTCGATGCGCCACGCATCCAGATCGATGCGTCCGATGTGTGGATGTTGTCTGCTGATGGCATCACGATCGAGGGACGCAGGCTTGATTCGCCGCACGAACTAATTCTTGGCGAGCTTGCTCGTGCCGCACGTATGTTCAAACCGATCGAGCGCGTGCTTCGCGAAGCGGAACCCGCCTCGGTCTCACTGGTGACGCGCGATGCATACAAGTTCCTGCGCGAAGCAGCACCACTGCTGACAGAGCAGGGTTTCCATGTTGAGGCACCCGCATGGTGGGATCTTCCAACAATTCGTATTGGTGCGCGGCTGCACATTGACACCGACCCGATTGAGTCGATTATGGAAGGCGCTGGTGTGCCCGGCGCAGCAAGACCACGCGTCGGTCTTGGCTCACTCGTTGACTATCGCTGGGAACTTGAGATCGGCGGAGCAACGCTCACCATTGCTGAGTTTGAGCAGCTTGCACTCCAGAAGTCACCGTTGGTACGTATCAACGGACAATGGGTCGAGATCAGACCTGAGGATGTCAAGGCTGCGATGGCGTTTGTGCGCGATCGACCTGCTGGAAAAATGAGCGTCCTCGAAGCCATTCGTGTTGGATACGGAGTGGCTAGCGAAGACGTGAATGTTTCGGTGCTGGGTATCGAAGCGACCGGATGGGTTAAAGCGCTGCTCGGTGAGGATGTCGGTTCGCGACCGGTGCCGGATATTGCGCAGCCGCAGGATTTTCACGGCACACTCCGCCCATACCAGTTGCGCGGCTTGAGCTGGCTTGCATTTCTGGAACAGTTTGGTCTTGGTGCGTGTCTTGCTGACGACATGGGTCTCGGTAAGACGATCCAGTTGCTTGCACTGATGCAACTCGAGCGTGAGCGGATATTCCAGGAAACGGAGAGTAATGGAGGCGTGCCGCCGGAGCATCGACCGACACTGCTCATCGTGCCAACCAGTGTTGTTGGGAACTGGGTGCATGAAGCGCAGCGGTTCTGCCCGACTCTGCGTGTGCTTGTGCATCACGGACCTGATCGAATGCAGATGCAGGACTTTGTTGGGCAGGTGCAGAACGCTGATGCAGTCATCACGACGTACTCACTGTCACATCGTGATCGTGAAACACTTGGTCTTGTGCACTGGGGCCGTGTTGTGCTTGATGAAGCGCAGTTCATCAAGAATCCGTCGAGCAAGCAGACGCAGGCGGTTCGCGCGTTGGAAGCCGATCGTCGGATTGCATTGACAGGTACACCTGTCGAGAACAGGCTCGCAGAGCTCTGGTCCATCATGGACTTCCTGAATCCGGGATATCTTGGGAGTGCGCAGGGATTCCGCAAACGCTTTGCGATTCCGATCGAGCGCTATCGCGATCAGTCGCGATCGGTGCAGTTGCGCCATGTCATCCAGCCGTTTATCCTGCGCCGCCTGAAGAGCGATCCAGGGGTTATTACCGACCTTCCCGAGAAGATCGAGTCGCGCGAGTATGCAGCGCTGACTTCAGAGCAGGCGGAACTCTACGAGTCATGTGTGTCACGCATGATCAAGCAGATCGAAACATCCGACGGCATCCAGCGTCGCGGGCTTGTGCTTGCAGCGCTCATTCGTCTGAAGCAGATCTGTAACCATCCGACGCAGGTGCTGCATGATTGTCCTGAAGGTTCGGTGACATCACCCGAGCCCGCGCGCAGCGGCAAATCGATGCGTTTGCTGGAGATGCTCGAAGAGGTGCTTGATCGTGGTGAGCAGGCGATCATCTTCTCACAGTTCAGGCAGATGGGATCGATACTCCAGCGCATGATTGAGACAAAGTTCAAACGCGATGTGCTGTTCCTGCACGGCGGCGTGCCGAGCCATCAGCGCGACGAACTTGTGCGCAAGTTCCAGGCTGCCGATGGGCAGTACCCGGTGCTGGTGGCAAGTCTCAAAGCCGGTGGTGTCGGTCTGAACCTGACCGCTGCATCGCACGTGTTCCATTACGATCGTTGGTGGAACCCCGCGGTCGAGAATCAGGCGACAGACCGTGCGTACCGCATTGGCCAGATGAAAACGGTGCATGTCCACAAGTTTGTTGTCAGCGGCACACTCGAGGAACGAATCGATGAGATGATCGAGATGAAGACTGAGCTGTCCGAGCGCATCATCGGTTCGGGTGAGCGCTGGCTGACAGAGCTTGATACAGACCAACTGCGGAACCTGCTGACGCTGAACCACGATGCGATTGAGGTGGGAGCATGA
- a CDS encoding metal ABC transporter permease, giving the protein MMPDLIHRFVVTDLVPMLTALFVAITCALLGSFLVLRRQSMMGDAISHSVLPGLAASFLLLGTRSSTAMLVGAAIAGVGTVLLIEIVKRFGKVEPGAAMGVVFSVLFALGVVLIEVGARDVDLDPDCVLHGVLEGLAWWGAPKEWSGYFSITTYTSATTGIPRQLPTALVVMVLISGVIVLAFKELRIASFDPGLASSLEFRAGAINAVLMILVAIATVASFEAVGSILVIALLICPAASARILTDRLHVHVILSVLIAAITSVAGYAFASWIAPHIGFPNGISTAGTIAVTSGVALGLAVVFSPTHGLVGQMRAQRAVQERVLVENLIGTLYRIAESSAATSEVPRTSSELQSFSDRVYKHASAQHLVTLTQATVSLTDAGRKQAAELVRRHRLWETYLVEEAGLRPDHVHETAEQLEHARRRRGTTIEPEIKRETDPHGKPIPSADR; this is encoded by the coding sequence ATGATGCCCGACCTGATCCATCGCTTTGTCGTGACCGATCTCGTGCCAATGCTGACAGCCTTGTTCGTTGCGATCACGTGCGCTCTGCTCGGCAGTTTTCTTGTCCTGCGCAGGCAGAGCATGATGGGAGACGCGATCTCCCACTCTGTTTTGCCGGGTCTTGCTGCGTCCTTCCTGCTTCTGGGAACGCGAAGCTCAACAGCAATGCTTGTTGGTGCAGCAATCGCCGGTGTTGGCACGGTGCTCCTGATCGAGATCGTCAAGCGGTTTGGAAAAGTCGAGCCCGGCGCAGCGATGGGTGTTGTCTTCTCTGTACTCTTCGCGCTCGGTGTCGTGCTGATCGAGGTTGGTGCGCGGGATGTTGACCTCGACCCGGACTGCGTGCTGCACGGCGTGCTGGAAGGGCTCGCATGGTGGGGCGCACCAAAGGAATGGAGCGGGTATTTCTCCATCACAACATATACCAGCGCAACAACAGGCATTCCGAGGCAACTCCCGACTGCACTAGTCGTGATGGTACTTATTTCAGGTGTTATCGTGCTCGCATTCAAGGAGCTGCGCATCGCGAGCTTTGATCCTGGACTCGCCAGCAGCTTGGAATTTCGTGCTGGCGCGATCAACGCTGTGCTCATGATTCTCGTCGCGATCGCAACCGTTGCTTCCTTCGAAGCTGTCGGATCCATACTTGTCATTGCCCTGCTTATCTGCCCCGCAGCAAGCGCACGAATACTGACAGATCGGTTGCACGTCCACGTGATATTGAGCGTGCTGATCGCTGCAATAACGTCTGTTGCTGGATACGCGTTTGCCTCGTGGATTGCGCCACACATCGGCTTTCCCAACGGCATCAGCACCGCGGGCACGATCGCGGTGACATCGGGTGTTGCGCTTGGACTCGCGGTTGTGTTCTCACCAACGCACGGACTGGTTGGACAGATGCGTGCTCAGCGTGCGGTGCAGGAGCGTGTGCTTGTTGAGAATCTCATCGGGACGCTCTATCGCATTGCAGAATCGAGTGCGGCAACATCCGAAGTGCCGCGCACGTCGTCAGAGTTGCAGTCGTTCTCTGACCGTGTTTACAAGCACGCCAGCGCACAGCACCTTGTCACACTGACACAGGCAACCGTCTCGCTGACGGATGCAGGTCGAAAGCAAGCTGCAGAACTGGTACGCAGGCACAGGCTCTGGGAAACGTATCTCGTGGAAGAGGCCGGACTCCGTCCGGATCATGTCCATGAAACAGCCGAACAACTTGAGCACGCCCGCCGCAGACGAGGCACCACTATCGAACCCGAGATCAAGCGGGAGACCGATCCGCACGGTAAACCGATCCCATCAGCCGACCGATAG